The following coding sequences are from one Terriglobales bacterium window:
- a CDS encoding HU family DNA-binding protein, which yields MIKLDIINEVVNKTGITKTKAELAVETVFETMKKALAHGDRIELRGFGVFNVRPRKTGIGRNPRTGAEVSIPPGKAVRFKPGKELQSID from the coding sequence GTGATTAAGCTCGACATTATCAATGAGGTCGTCAACAAGACCGGTATTACCAAGACGAAAGCTGAGCTGGCCGTGGAAACCGTCTTTGAAACCATGAAGAAGGCGCTGGCCCACGGTGATCGCATTGAATTACGGGGATTTGGAGTATTTAACGTGCGGCCCCGCAAGACTGGAATAGGCCGCAACCCACGCACGGGTGCGGAGGTCAGCATTCCTCCAGGCAAGGCCGTCCGCTTTAAGCCTGGGAAAGAACTGCAGTCCATCGATTGA
- a CDS encoding site-2 protease family protein, translated as MSESNLPVPRYYPEAQSVESFWAPPRPRRRYWLHILLLLLTICTTLVVGTRLEANFLHNQPLFTLQEDALPLFPIEWIVQQPSRLLLGVPFAFSLMLILLAHEMGHYLMCLRYGVQATLPFFIPAPTLIGTLGAFIRIRSPIRSREALFDIGIAGPIAGFLVAIIVLLLALMDSRPLPAIAHQGDIVLSYPWIFRVVYRIAFPVSAAQYPLEALEMHPMAIAAWVGMFATALNLLPGGQLDGGHIVYALSPRAHKFVSVLTIGILLPLGYWLWPGWLIWAALLALTGVRHPLVPMWPGLSRGRQVLALLGLLLLVLTFLPAPIQGFDVSHW; from the coding sequence ATGTCTGAATCCAATCTGCCGGTCCCCCGCTATTATCCCGAAGCCCAGTCGGTTGAGTCTTTCTGGGCGCCGCCGCGTCCCCGGCGACGCTATTGGCTACATATCCTCCTGCTGCTTCTAACCATCTGCACAACGCTGGTGGTAGGGACTCGCCTGGAAGCCAATTTTCTCCACAACCAACCGCTGTTTACCTTGCAGGAAGATGCGCTGCCGCTGTTCCCCATCGAGTGGATCGTGCAGCAGCCCTCGCGATTGCTATTGGGTGTCCCCTTTGCTTTTTCGCTGATGCTGATCCTGCTCGCCCACGAGATGGGGCATTACCTGATGTGCCTGCGGTACGGCGTTCAGGCTACTTTGCCGTTCTTTATTCCCGCGCCTACCCTGATCGGCACGCTGGGCGCCTTTATTCGTATCCGCTCGCCGATCCGCTCGCGCGAGGCGCTCTTTGATATCGGCATTGCGGGTCCAATCGCAGGATTTTTGGTGGCGATCATCGTGCTGCTGCTGGCGCTGATGGATTCACGGCCGCTCCCTGCAATTGCGCACCAGGGCGACATTGTGTTGAGCTATCCCTGGATTTTCCGGGTGGTTTACCGGATTGCTTTTCCGGTAAGTGCTGCTCAGTATCCGCTGGAGGCGCTGGAGATGCATCCCATGGCCATCGCGGCCTGGGTGGGAATGTTTGCCACTGCGCTCAACCTGCTTCCCGGGGGACAACTGGATGGCGGACACATCGTGTATGCCCTTTCGCCACGCGCGCACAAATTCGTCTCGGTTCTGACCATTGGAATCCTGCTTCCTCTAGGATATTGGCTGTGGCCAGGATGGCTGATCTGGGCGGCCTTGCTGGCGCTGACTGGAGTGCGCCATCCCTTGGTCCCGATGTGGCCCGGCCTCTCGCGTGGACGCCAGGTTTTGGCCCTGCTTGGGCTGCTGCTGCTGGTACTGACTTTCTTGCCGGCTCCGATTCAGGGATTTGACGTGTCGCACTGGTGA
- the priA gene encoding primosomal protein N' gives MTPKFCEVAVPVPLEATFTYRLNGVTTVVGGRVLVPFREQKLPGIVTELHDREPDSSITAKNILQVLDAEPVLDAGLLELAQWIAHYYIAPIGEVFRTMLPLGAEVRRAKSYRITEAGYTALHESATRGSSLRSRKTPEEQAVEYSVLDYLTDGEPAREQTLRSATGASRRLLDSLVAKKWIARQDVTAARDARRTVSIVVLNEAEAGPESFEPRCTPDGRRPRALRKLNASQMAIIDSLRSAGGKLPLIHLRDLGASRSSIESLKKRGLITVAEQAAGFEISGLEHRPRPLDFAFNSAQNEALRQILAATENRTFSVSLLHGVTGSGKTAVYLAAMRSVLESGRSAIMLVPEIGLTPAAAAQLHETFGDDVAILHSALSADERAEQWHRIHRGEAKVVVGTRSAVFAPVADLALIVVDEEHDLSYKQEETPRYHARDVAVMRAKMAGAAVVLGSATPSLESYFNAGRKYKLISLPDRVEQRPLPEVELVDMKEEFRASGNEPLMSRRLAEAIKERLERQEQVMVLLNRRGYSPTVLCRSCGDTIQCQNCAISMTHHKGARRLLCHYCGSVQRVPEKCAKCGSEYVYFLGAGSEKLEEHLHGLFPQARIARLDRDTVRGRRDFERVLNALHAGELDLLVGTQMIAKGHDIHGVTLVGVVGADLALRFPDFRAAERTFQLLTQVAGRAGRGNTPGQVILQTFFPEHYAIQFAAQHDYAGFFEKEIRFRNWMKYPPHSALANVVIRSDKLEEALRIAGILGKWFERESPAKIKVLGPAAAPIVRLKRDYRYHFLLKSASREALNSTIRAMLHEATERKLPRTSIVVDVDAQNLL, from the coding sequence ATGACGCCCAAGTTCTGTGAGGTCGCCGTCCCTGTTCCTCTGGAGGCGACCTTCACCTACCGGCTCAATGGCGTTACCACGGTAGTGGGCGGGCGGGTGCTCGTTCCCTTTCGCGAGCAGAAGCTGCCCGGAATCGTCACCGAGCTGCACGATCGCGAGCCCGATTCCAGCATCACGGCCAAAAACATCCTGCAGGTCCTCGATGCCGAGCCGGTTCTCGATGCGGGCCTCCTGGAACTTGCCCAGTGGATCGCGCACTACTACATCGCTCCCATTGGCGAAGTTTTTCGCACCATGCTCCCGCTGGGTGCGGAGGTGCGGCGGGCAAAGAGCTATCGCATCACGGAAGCGGGCTACACTGCCCTGCATGAATCTGCCACCCGAGGCTCGTCCTTGCGCTCACGCAAGACTCCCGAAGAGCAGGCCGTCGAGTACTCGGTGCTCGACTATCTCACCGATGGCGAGCCCGCTCGCGAGCAAACCCTGCGCTCAGCTACCGGCGCAAGCCGAAGGCTTCTCGATAGTCTGGTCGCAAAGAAATGGATTGCGCGCCAGGACGTCACGGCGGCGCGCGACGCTCGCCGCACCGTATCCATCGTTGTGCTGAACGAAGCCGAAGCCGGCCCGGAAAGCTTCGAGCCACGCTGCACTCCAGACGGACGCCGCCCCCGCGCTCTTCGCAAACTCAACGCGAGCCAAATGGCCATCATTGACTCTCTACGCAGCGCAGGCGGCAAGCTGCCTCTCATCCACCTGCGCGACCTGGGCGCATCCCGCAGCAGCATCGAATCGTTGAAAAAGCGCGGCCTCATCACAGTGGCTGAGCAAGCGGCAGGCTTCGAGATCAGTGGCCTCGAGCATCGCCCCCGGCCGCTCGACTTCGCTTTCAATTCCGCCCAGAACGAAGCCCTGCGCCAAATTCTCGCCGCGACTGAAAATCGCACCTTCTCCGTGTCGCTGCTGCACGGCGTTACCGGATCGGGCAAAACCGCCGTCTATCTTGCGGCGATGCGTAGCGTGCTGGAATCTGGCCGCTCGGCAATCATGCTGGTGCCGGAAATCGGACTCACCCCTGCCGCCGCCGCGCAACTGCACGAGACCTTCGGCGATGACGTCGCCATCCTTCACTCGGCTCTCTCCGCCGACGAACGCGCGGAACAGTGGCACCGCATCCACCGAGGCGAAGCGAAAGTAGTCGTGGGCACGCGCTCGGCCGTCTTTGCTCCTGTTGCGGATTTGGCGCTCATCGTTGTCGATGAAGAGCACGACCTTTCATACAAGCAGGAGGAGACCCCCCGCTATCACGCCCGCGATGTCGCCGTCATGCGTGCCAAGATGGCCGGGGCCGCGGTCGTTTTGGGCTCGGCCACGCCGTCTCTCGAGTCGTACTTCAATGCCGGACGCAAATACAAGCTGATCTCGCTTCCCGATCGCGTCGAGCAGAGGCCGTTGCCGGAAGTCGAACTCGTGGATATGAAGGAAGAATTCCGTGCCTCTGGCAACGAACCTCTAATGTCACGCCGTCTGGCGGAAGCAATCAAGGAACGCCTGGAGCGCCAGGAGCAGGTAATGGTCCTGCTGAATCGCCGTGGCTACTCGCCCACGGTTCTCTGCCGCTCCTGCGGCGACACCATCCAGTGCCAGAACTGCGCTATCAGCATGACGCACCACAAGGGCGCGCGGCGCCTGCTCTGCCACTATTGCGGTTCTGTCCAACGCGTGCCGGAGAAGTGCGCGAAGTGCGGCAGCGAATACGTCTATTTTCTTGGCGCGGGATCGGAAAAGTTAGAAGAGCACCTGCACGGCCTGTTTCCCCAGGCACGAATTGCGCGCCTCGATCGCGACACCGTGCGTGGACGACGCGACTTTGAGCGCGTCCTCAACGCCCTGCACGCCGGTGAACTCGACCTGCTGGTTGGCACGCAGATGATCGCCAAGGGTCACGACATTCATGGCGTCACGCTGGTCGGAGTGGTTGGCGCGGACCTGGCGCTGCGCTTCCCTGATTTTCGCGCCGCCGAGCGCACCTTCCAACTGCTGACCCAGGTAGCCGGGCGCGCCGGGCGCGGCAATACTCCCGGCCAGGTGATCCTGCAGACTTTCTTCCCCGAACATTACGCGATCCAATTCGCTGCCCAGCACGATTACGCCGGCTTCTTTGAAAAAGAAATCCGCTTTCGCAACTGGATGAAATACCCGCCCCACAGCGCGCTGGCGAATGTGGTGATCCGCAGCGACAAATTGGAGGAGGCGCTACGAATAGCGGGAATTCTCGGCAAGTGGTTCGAACGTGAGTCGCCTGCGAAAATCAAAGTTCTCGGGCCCGCTGCCGCGCCAATCGTGCGGCTCAAGCGCGATTATCGCTATCATTTCCTCCTGAAATCAGCCAGCCGGGAAGCGTTGAACAGCACCATCCGGGCCATGCTTCACGAAGCCACCGAGCGCAAGCTTCCGAGAACAAGCATTGTGGTCGATGTGGACGCGCAGAATCTGCTGTGA
- a CDS encoding uracil-DNA glycosylase, with amino-acid sequence MPQKIAPELLPSLADRVRYYRELGIYDFYRRAGSAAGSVDADAPFSATSEALLTSLQTQTTVALDPRQALHLIREDLGDCTRCKLHKLGRKQIVFGVGNPQAELMFVGEGPGADEDEQGEPFVGRAGQLLNKMIEAMGLRREQVYIANVVKCRPPGNRTPERDECETCSPFLLRQIDVIKPKVIVALGSVAAKNLLSLDDTMSNLRRRWYDFRGSKLRVTYHPAFLLRDPRQKAEAWKDLQHVMEELGLPITKRAPAS; translated from the coding sequence ATGCCCCAGAAAATCGCCCCTGAATTACTCCCTTCGCTGGCCGACCGCGTTCGGTACTACCGCGAACTCGGCATCTACGATTTTTACCGTCGCGCCGGCTCGGCAGCAGGAAGCGTCGACGCTGATGCGCCTTTCTCAGCCACATCAGAAGCTCTACTCACCTCCCTCCAAACGCAAACAACAGTCGCCCTCGATCCACGCCAGGCTCTCCACCTCATTCGCGAAGATCTCGGCGACTGCACGCGCTGCAAGCTGCACAAGCTGGGTCGAAAGCAGATTGTCTTTGGCGTAGGAAATCCGCAAGCGGAACTGATGTTTGTTGGCGAGGGCCCGGGCGCCGATGAAGACGAGCAAGGCGAACCCTTCGTCGGGCGCGCCGGCCAGTTGCTCAACAAAATGATCGAAGCCATGGGGCTGCGGCGCGAGCAGGTTTATATCGCCAACGTGGTGAAGTGCCGTCCCCCCGGCAATCGCACGCCCGAGCGCGACGAATGTGAAACCTGCTCGCCGTTTCTGCTGCGCCAGATCGACGTGATCAAACCCAAGGTGATCGTTGCGTTGGGTTCAGTAGCCGCCAAAAACCTGCTCAGCCTCGACGACACCATGTCGAACCTGCGCCGCCGCTGGTACGACTTCCGCGGCAGCAAGCTGCGCGTGACCTATCACCCTGCGTTCTTGCTGCGCGATCCGCGCCAGAAGGCTGAGGCCTGGAAAGACCTTCAGCACGTGATGGAAGAACTTGGCCTGCCGATCACCAAGCGAGCGCCGGCCTCTTAG
- the coaBC gene encoding bifunctional phosphopantothenoylcysteine decarboxylase/phosphopantothenate--cysteine ligase CoaBC: MKIALGVTGGIAAYKAAEIVRLLQDRNLRVQVIMTAAAQEFVRPLTFAALSGEKVITDMFGAEAEPPNVESAIEHIAVAESIDALLVAPATADVIAKFAHGLANDFLSTLFLATRAPVIVAPAMNVNMWENAATKANIEILRQRGVHIVEPDSGYLACGMVGAGRLAANETIVNTLMQLLGAGHDLAGETVLITAGPTREKIDPVRYISNRSSGKMGYALAEAAQRRGARVILVSGPTSLEPPTGVEFFRVETATEMLHTVMAHRSEATVIIKAAAVADYKPKNELPQKMKRHAAFALELEPTEDIAAELGRQSGPQIVVGFAAETENVLENARKKLISKSLDAIVANDVSQVDKGFDVDRNAVTIITPNEVVDVPVASKFEIANRILDEIHKIRLQRGAAVKTK; encoded by the coding sequence ATGAAGATAGCTTTGGGTGTGACCGGTGGAATCGCTGCTTATAAGGCGGCAGAGATCGTGCGCCTGCTGCAGGACCGCAATCTCCGAGTGCAGGTGATCATGACCGCGGCCGCCCAGGAATTCGTTCGGCCGCTCACTTTTGCTGCCCTCAGTGGCGAAAAGGTTATTACCGACATGTTCGGTGCCGAGGCCGAACCACCGAATGTGGAATCGGCGATTGAGCACATCGCCGTAGCCGAATCCATCGACGCGCTGCTCGTCGCGCCCGCAACTGCCGACGTGATCGCCAAGTTCGCGCACGGCCTGGCCAACGATTTCCTCTCCACTCTCTTTCTCGCCACCAGGGCGCCTGTGATCGTTGCGCCCGCGATGAACGTGAACATGTGGGAGAACGCGGCAACCAAGGCCAACATCGAAATTCTGCGACAGCGCGGCGTTCACATTGTGGAACCCGACAGCGGCTATCTGGCTTGCGGCATGGTGGGCGCCGGAAGACTGGCAGCCAATGAGACCATCGTCAATACACTCATGCAGTTGCTGGGTGCGGGCCACGATCTTGCCGGCGAAACTGTGCTGATCACCGCCGGCCCCACGCGCGAAAAGATCGATCCTGTGCGCTACATCAGCAACCGCTCCAGCGGTAAGATGGGTTATGCCCTGGCCGAAGCCGCCCAGCGGCGTGGAGCGCGCGTCATTCTGGTCAGCGGCCCAACTTCTCTTGAGCCTCCCACGGGGGTGGAGTTCTTTCGCGTGGAAACCGCGACCGAGATGCTGCACACGGTGATGGCGCATCGCTCGGAAGCAACGGTGATCATCAAAGCCGCGGCGGTTGCAGATTACAAGCCCAAAAATGAGCTGCCGCAGAAGATGAAGCGCCATGCTGCTTTTGCGCTGGAACTGGAGCCCACCGAGGACATCGCCGCCGAACTAGGGCGACAATCTGGACCGCAAATCGTCGTCGGTTTTGCCGCAGAGACGGAAAACGTACTGGAGAACGCCCGCAAGAAGCTGATCTCGAAATCCCTTGACGCGATCGTGGCTAACGACGTCTCGCAAGTGGACAAGGGCTTCGATGTCGACCGCAACGCAGTCACCATCATTACTCCGAATGAAGTTGTGGACGTTCCGGTCGCAAGCAAGTTCGAAATCGCCAACCGCATTCTGGACGAGATCCACAAGATCCGACTGCAGCGCGGCGCAGCAGTGAAGACGAAATAG
- the rpoZ gene encoding DNA-directed RNA polymerase subunit omega produces MKLIEGFDSNYRYIIVAARRARQLQSGARPQIDTTARKPCKIAQEEIKAGKVKWMINQPEKTAVEAASEMLDKVVGN; encoded by the coding sequence ATGAAGTTAATTGAAGGATTTGATAGTAATTACCGATACATCATCGTCGCGGCCCGTCGTGCGCGACAACTGCAATCCGGAGCGCGTCCACAAATCGATACCACCGCTCGCAAGCCTTGCAAGATTGCGCAGGAAGAAATCAAAGCTGGCAAAGTAAAGTGGATGATCAACCAGCCGGAAAAGACGGCGGTGGAAGCTGCCAGCGAGATGCTGGACAAAGTGGTCGGAAACTAA
- the gmk gene encoding guanylate kinase produces MSGIVYIISAPSGSGKTTLSNELLRQVPDLEFSISYTTRKPRGQEKNGREYFFVSTQEFERMIEQNQFLEYACVFGDYYGTARRFLDDAKSKGKDLLLDIDVQGARQVKEKLPDAVSIFILPPSREVLEQRLRDRSAADRISDEVIDRRLQAAAKEIANYRKYDYILVNDRLEESQGQLRAIVLAERIHRSSSRSSTDLSIIRKAEDCRLHNQGPRAQQILASFGFSTVPSS; encoded by the coding sequence ATGAGCGGCATCGTTTACATTATCTCCGCGCCTTCGGGCTCGGGCAAAACGACCCTTAGCAACGAATTGCTGCGCCAGGTGCCGGATCTGGAGTTCTCCATCTCCTACACCACCCGCAAGCCACGCGGCCAGGAAAAAAATGGCCGCGAATATTTCTTCGTATCCACGCAAGAGTTCGAGCGCATGATCGAACAGAACCAGTTCCTGGAATATGCCTGTGTTTTTGGCGATTATTATGGTACTGCCCGCCGCTTTCTCGACGACGCCAAATCCAAAGGCAAAGACCTTCTGCTGGACATCGATGTACAGGGAGCGCGCCAGGTGAAGGAGAAACTCCCTGATGCAGTCAGCATTTTCATTCTGCCGCCTTCGCGCGAGGTTCTGGAGCAGCGCCTGCGCGATCGCAGCGCCGCCGACCGCATATCCGACGAGGTGATTGACCGCCGCTTACAGGCGGCCGCCAAAGAGATCGCGAATTATCGCAAGTATGACTATATACTGGTAAATGATCGCCTCGAGGAGTCACAGGGGCAACTTAGGGCGATCGTACTGGCGGAACGGATACACCGCTCCTCTTCTCGCAGTTCCACCGATTTGTCAATTATCCGCAAGGCGGAAGACTGTCGCCTGCATAACCAGGGACCCAGGGCTCAGCAGATTTTGGCGTCGTTTGGGTTCTCTACCGTGCCCAGCAGTTGA
- a CDS encoding YicC/YloC family endoribonuclease, producing MSIRSMTGFAQVKGQVDDQLSFTLSLKSVNHRFLDLHMRMPADTDALEMKLRRTLKEKLARGHVELVLSLERSGAQGLALNKSLVSNYVHIFRAAAKEFSLPAEPDLNAIFKVPGMLEGPVAQMNGDAEAAVLLKLEEAVSKLDHMRADEGKAIERELRERIERLRHATREIDKVRTVVLRAYMEKLQSRLQELMATQANADRILQEAAVLAERSDIQEECVRMQTHIDHFLGLLSTEKEVGKKMDFLLQEMGREANTLLSKTSGVSGEALKITEYGLAMKAEIEKLREQVQNIE from the coding sequence ATGTCGATCCGTTCGATGACGGGATTCGCGCAGGTAAAGGGGCAGGTCGATGACCAGCTCAGCTTCACCTTGTCGCTGAAATCGGTGAATCATCGCTTCCTCGACCTGCACATGCGCATGCCGGCCGACACCGATGCCCTGGAGATGAAACTCCGCCGCACCTTAAAGGAAAAGCTGGCGCGCGGACATGTGGAGCTTGTTTTATCGCTCGAACGCAGCGGAGCACAGGGTTTGGCGCTGAACAAAAGCCTGGTGAGCAATTACGTGCACATATTTCGCGCTGCCGCAAAGGAATTTTCGCTGCCCGCCGAGCCGGATCTCAATGCGATTTTCAAGGTTCCCGGTATGCTGGAAGGGCCAGTGGCGCAAATGAACGGGGACGCTGAAGCCGCCGTGCTTCTGAAATTGGAAGAAGCGGTCTCCAAGCTGGATCACATGCGGGCCGATGAGGGTAAGGCCATTGAGCGCGAATTGCGTGAGCGAATCGAGCGCCTGCGCCATGCTACACGGGAAATCGACAAGGTAAGGACAGTCGTGCTTCGTGCATACATGGAAAAACTGCAGAGTCGCCTGCAGGAGCTGATGGCAACCCAGGCCAATGCGGATCGAATTTTGCAGGAAGCGGCGGTGCTTGCCGAACGCAGTGACATCCAGGAAGAATGCGTGCGCATGCAGACTCACATCGATCACTTCCTGGGATTGCTGTCCACGGAAAAAGAAGTCGGTAAGAAAATGGACTTCCTGCTGCAGGAAATGGGACGCGAAGCCAATACCCTGCTGTCCAAAACCTCCGGTGTTTCCGGCGAAGCCCTGAAGATCACCGAGTACGGCCTGGCAATGAAAGCCGAGATCGAAAAACTGCGCGAGCAGGTGCAGAACATCGAATGA
- a CDS encoding ABC transporter ATP-binding protein — protein sequence MRQLFRLLRYVAPYGLQLALSIILMSLVGLLDAFRVLLVGPIFDRVLNPASQSKNIALFRFPGTDRLLYLQELVPRHFTNAWTVVAFAMVAATVLKGVFDYLGTYLVNYAGYGMITDLRDALYNRILRRSVGFFQRHTTGTLLSTLVNDIEKVQFAMSTVLAEFLQQFFTLIFTAMVVVLLGGKLAWMLVAFLPAIFYSARRIGRGVRRTTRRGQDNLAEIQNILHETITGNRVVKAFGMEKWESLKFRSAARRLFRANMRSVRAASISSPLMDTFGAIAIALLLLLGRDYIKAHVFTAGTFLAFLVAVFKLYDPVRRFAIFNNNFQQALGASSSIFDFMDSQDDVREKPDARILPPFRDCIRLENVSFQYNDEDSARPVLQGIDLTVGKGEVLAIVGSSGSGKSTLAQLIPRFFDVCDGRITIDGIDVRDVTLGSLRSQIGVVTQETILFNDSVRNNIAYGQPNVSLDRVMEAAQAALAEGFIQELPEDYKTVIGEKGVRLSGGERQRLAIARALLKNAPILILDEATSALDSESEALVQSALQNLMAGRTVFVIAHRLSTVRRADRIVVLENGMITDIGTHEDLMSRLGTYRRLYDLQFVDLEPPTTAGIVNE from the coding sequence ATGCGCCAGCTTTTCCGACTCCTGCGGTACGTCGCACCCTACGGCCTTCAACTCGCTCTGTCTATCATCCTTATGTCGCTGGTCGGATTGCTGGACGCCTTTCGGGTTCTCCTCGTCGGCCCCATCTTTGACCGTGTACTGAATCCCGCATCACAGTCCAAGAACATCGCCCTCTTCCGGTTTCCCGGCACTGACCGGCTTCTCTACTTACAGGAACTCGTTCCCAGGCACTTCACCAACGCCTGGACCGTGGTGGCGTTTGCCATGGTGGCCGCCACTGTGCTGAAAGGCGTCTTCGATTATCTGGGCACGTACCTGGTGAACTACGCCGGCTACGGCATGATCACCGATCTGCGTGATGCGCTCTACAATCGCATCCTGCGTCGCTCGGTAGGGTTCTTTCAGCGACACACCACGGGCACGCTGCTGTCCACGCTGGTCAACGACATCGAAAAAGTCCAGTTTGCGATGTCCACCGTGCTCGCCGAGTTTCTGCAGCAATTCTTCACGCTGATATTCACGGCGATGGTGGTCGTTCTCTTGGGCGGCAAGCTGGCCTGGATGCTGGTGGCCTTCCTGCCGGCGATCTTCTATTCTGCGCGCCGCATTGGACGCGGCGTTCGCCGAACGACCCGCCGTGGACAGGACAACCTGGCGGAAATCCAGAACATCCTGCACGAAACCATCACTGGCAACCGCGTGGTAAAAGCCTTCGGCATGGAAAAATGGGAGTCGCTGAAATTCCGCAGTGCTGCCAGACGTCTGTTCCGCGCCAATATGCGGTCCGTGCGGGCCGCGTCCATCAGCTCTCCCCTGATGGATACCTTCGGCGCCATCGCCATCGCCCTGTTGCTTCTGCTCGGCCGCGACTACATCAAAGCTCACGTGTTCACCGCCGGAACCTTCCTGGCATTCCTGGTGGCCGTGTTCAAGCTCTACGATCCGGTACGGCGGTTTGCGATCTTCAATAACAATTTCCAGCAGGCCTTAGGCGCATCTTCCTCGATCTTCGATTTCATGGATTCCCAGGATGATGTGCGCGAGAAGCCCGATGCCAGGATACTGCCCCCCTTCCGCGACTGCATCCGCCTGGAAAACGTCAGCTTCCAGTACAACGACGAAGACAGCGCCCGGCCGGTACTCCAGGGCATCGACCTCACGGTCGGCAAAGGTGAGGTGCTGGCCATCGTAGGTTCCAGTGGCTCCGGCAAGAGCACCCTGGCCCAGTTGATTCCCCGGTTTTTTGACGTATGCGACGGGAGAATCACGATTGATGGCATCGATGTTCGCGACGTCACCTTGGGCTCCTTGCGCTCGCAGATCGGCGTCGTCACTCAGGAAACCATCCTGTTCAATGACAGCGTGCGGAACAACATCGCCTACGGCCAGCCCAACGTCTCCCTCGACCGCGTCATGGAGGCGGCTCAGGCGGCTCTGGCCGAAGGCTTCATTCAGGAACTGCCGGAGGATTACAAGACCGTTATTGGAGAGAAGGGAGTCCGGCTCTCCGGCGGAGAGCGGCAACGCCTGGCTATCGCTCGCGCCCTGCTGAAGAATGCTCCCATCCTGATCCTGGACGAAGCTACTTCGGCACTCGACAGCGAATCAGAAGCCTTGGTTCAATCGGCACTGCAGAACCTGATGGCTGGGCGTACCGTGTTTGTGATCGCTCACCGGCTCTCCACCGTGCGGCGCGCCGATCGCATCGTCGTGCTCGAGAATGGAATGATTACCGACATCGGTACGCATGAAGACCTCATGAGCCGCTTGGGGACCTATCGCCGGCTGTATGATCTCCAATTCGTAGATCTGGAGCCGCCGACCACTGCGGGAATCGTGAACGAATAG
- the rapZ gene encoding RNase adapter RapZ — protein sequence MASQKNSKHKPGASPATSLDGRKPRVRAPGLGTELVIITGLSGSGKGSVLKVFEDLGYYCVDNMPVELIPSFAELVQQSPEIDRAALVVDVREGARLERLPAILKAVRKLLPTRILYLEATDEALLRRFSETRRPHPLGTSSPVRTSILAERKRLGPIAKLADDILDTSKFNVHELRAHINRRFKTESPDNGILVSCVSFGFREGVPEDADLVFDVRFLPNPHFIPEFRPYTGRHPRVAKYIRSFPQTQEFINRISDLLIYLLPHYVKEGKSYLTIAFGCTGGQHRSVMIAEDVAKRLKKAGYQVKNVHRDSPR from the coding sequence ATGGCATCCCAGAAAAATTCAAAGCACAAACCAGGCGCCTCACCAGCCACTTCCCTCGACGGGCGCAAACCCCGAGTTCGTGCGCCTGGTCTTGGCACTGAGCTGGTGATCATCACCGGACTGAGCGGGTCCGGCAAAGGTTCGGTCCTCAAGGTCTTTGAAGATCTGGGCTACTACTGCGTGGACAACATGCCCGTGGAGTTGATCCCCAGCTTTGCCGAACTGGTGCAGCAATCGCCGGAGATCGACCGTGCCGCGCTGGTGGTGGACGTCCGCGAAGGTGCGCGCCTGGAGAGACTGCCTGCCATCCTCAAAGCAGTCCGAAAACTCCTCCCCACACGCATTCTTTACCTTGAAGCCACAGATGAAGCGCTGTTGCGCCGTTTCAGTGAAACTCGCCGTCCTCATCCTTTAGGCACGTCTTCTCCGGTTCGGACTTCCATCCTGGCCGAACGCAAGCGCCTCGGCCCGATCGCCAAGCTAGCCGACGACATCCTCGACACTTCGAAGTTCAACGTTCACGAACTGCGCGCCCACATCAATCGGCGTTTTAAGACAGAGTCTCCCGACAACGGAATCCTGGTTTCCTGCGTAAGCTTTGGTTTTCGCGAAGGCGTGCCAGAGGACGCTGATCTGGTGTTCGATGTTCGCTTCCTGCCCAATCCCCACTTCATTCCCGAATTCCGGCCATACACAGGACGGCATCCGCGAGTCGCCAAATATATCCGCTCGTTCCCGCAAACTCAGGAATTCATCAATCGCATCTCCGATTTGCTGATTTACCTGTTGCCGCACTATGTGAAGGAAGGCAAAAGCTATCTCACTATCGCCTTCGGCTGCACCGGCGGCCAGCATCGCTCGGTGATGATTGCGGAAGACGTAGCCAAACGGCTTAAGAAGGCCGGTTATCAGGTAAAGAATGTACATCGGGACAGTCCGCGATAG